In Rhodospirillaceae bacterium, a single window of DNA contains:
- a CDS encoding elongation factor Ts, which yields MSNVSAKMVKTLREKTGVGMMDCKRALLETDGDVEAAVDWLRKKGIASAAKKSSRVASEGLIGIAINGGNGAIVEINAETDFVARNEVFQGFVSKVAKTALGENGGGIEALQQASLGEGKTIAETLTELVTTIGENLDLRREGVLRVEPGIVASYIHNAIASNLGKIGVLVALESTGDAEKLRRLGKTLAMHIAAANPQAITLDGLDANALSREREILSEQARQSGKPEEIIAKMVEGRLRKYYEEVVLLEQTFVVDGETKVVDLIEEAAKDIGAPVRVAGFIRFMLGEGVERKESDFASEVAAQLGN from the coding sequence ATGTCCAATGTTTCAGCCAAGATGGTCAAGACACTTCGCGAGAAGACGGGTGTCGGCATGATGGATTGCAAGCGCGCCCTTTTAGAAACCGATGGCGATGTTGAAGCCGCGGTCGATTGGCTGCGGAAAAAGGGGATTGCTTCTGCTGCCAAAAAGTCAAGCCGGGTTGCCTCGGAAGGGCTCATCGGCATCGCGATCAATGGGGGCAATGGCGCGATTGTTGAAATCAACGCCGAAACGGATTTTGTTGCTCGCAATGAGGTGTTTCAGGGCTTTGTAAGCAAGGTTGCCAAAACGGCGCTTGGCGAAAACGGCGGCGGCATTGAAGCCTTGCAGCAGGCGAGCCTTGGCGAGGGTAAAACCATCGCCGAAACGCTAACGGAGCTTGTGACGACGATCGGCGAAAATCTGGACCTGCGCCGAGAAGGGGTTCTTCGCGTCGAGCCCGGTATCGTTGCATCCTACATTCACAACGCGATTGCTTCGAATCTTGGAAAAATTGGCGTTCTTGTTGCCCTTGAATCGACCGGGGATGCGGAAAAGCTGCGCCGCCTTGGCAAGACGCTTGCGATGCACATTGCCGCTGCCAACCCGCAAGCCATCACTCTTGACGGTCTGGATGCCAACGCGCTGTCGCGGGAAAGGGAGATTCTTTCCGAACAGGCCCGCCAAAGCGGAAAACCGGAAGAAATCATCGCCAAAATGGTCGAAGGCCGCTTGCGGAAATATTACGAGGAAGTGGTGCTTCTTGAGCAGACCTTTGTTGTCGATGGGGAAACGAAGGTGGTCGATCTCATCGAGGAAGCGGCAAAGGACATCGGTGCACCGGTCCGGGTGGCCGGTTTCATCCGTTTTATGCTTGGAGAAGGTGTCGAACGCAAAGAAAGCGATTTTGCCAGCGAAGTCGCGGCCCAGCTTGGGAATTGA
- a CDS encoding UMP kinase: MEAATSPKTSILYPRVLLKVSGEALMGTSSYGVDPAALERIATDIADVHHMGVEICLVVGGGNIFRGISGAAQGLERTSADHMGMLATVINALAVQNALEQLNIPTRVQSAIPMESICEPYIRRRAARHMEKGRVVIFAAGTGNPFFTTDTAAALRAVEMGCSAIFKGTQVDGVYSDDPHKVPDATRYDRLTYLDVISRNLGVMDTSAISLARDNAVPIVVFSIHEPKNFARVLQGKGRFTLIGDEEGRQGS, translated from the coding sequence ATGGAAGCCGCAACCTCCCCCAAAACATCCATTCTTTATCCGCGTGTTTTGCTGAAGGTTTCCGGCGAAGCACTCATGGGGACCTCAAGCTATGGGGTCGATCCAGCCGCTCTCGAACGTATCGCCACGGACATTGCTGATGTTCACCATATGGGGGTCGAGATATGTCTGGTCGTTGGCGGCGGGAATATCTTTCGCGGTATTTCCGGCGCTGCGCAAGGGCTTGAACGGACCAGCGCGGACCATATGGGGATGCTGGCAACCGTGATCAATGCGCTTGCCGTTCAGAACGCCCTGGAACAACTGAACATTCCCACCCGCGTTCAGTCGGCCATTCCAATGGAAAGCATTTGCGAACCCTATATCCGTCGCCGCGCGGCGCGTCATATGGAAAAAGGGCGTGTCGTCATTTTCGCTGCCGGGACGGGGAATCCATTTTTTACGACGGACACGGCGGCAGCGTTGCGGGCGGTGGAAATGGGTTGCAGCGCAATCTTCAAGGGCACCCAGGTGGATGGCGTCTATAGTGACGATCCCCATAAGGTTCCCGATGCCACGCGGTACGATCGTTTGACATATCTCGACGTTATTTCACGCAATCTGGGGGTCATGGATACCTCGGCAATTTCGCTTGCGCGGGACAATGCGGTTCCCATTGTGGTGTTTTCAATTCACGAGCCCAAAAATTTTGCTCGGGTACTTCAGGGCAAGGGCCGTTTTACCCTTATTGGGGACGAGGAAGGAAGGCAGGGTTCATGA
- a CDS encoding ribosome recycling factor — protein MTTADLSDLQRRMEGALAALEKEFRGLRTGRASITLLEPIVVDAYGSPTPITQVGTIGVPELRMLSVQVWDKGNVKAVEKAIRESGLGLNPIAEGQVVRVPIPELTEDRRMEFAKVAGKYAEQAKVAVRNVRRDGMDALKDLEKNGEISKDEQRAQSQKIQSLTDDYIHKLEKSLEAKTQEISHV, from the coding sequence ATGACCACAGCCGATCTGAGCGATCTTCAACGGCGCATGGAGGGTGCGTTGGCAGCCTTGGAAAAGGAATTTCGGGGGCTGCGTACCGGTCGCGCGTCAATCACGCTGCTGGAGCCGATTGTCGTCGATGCCTATGGTAGCCCAACGCCGATTACGCAGGTTGGCACGATTGGCGTGCCGGAGCTGCGCATGCTTTCGGTCCAGGTTTGGGACAAGGGCAACGTGAAAGCGGTGGAAAAAGCCATCCGCGAATCCGGCCTGGGCCTGAACCCGATCGCGGAGGGGCAGGTTGTGCGGGTTCCGATTCCGGAACTTACAGAAGACCGCCGAATGGAATTTGCGAAGGTTGCTGGAAAATATGCGGAGCAGGCGAAAGTCGCGGTACGCAACGTACGCCGTGATGGCATGGACGCGTTGAAAGACCTGGAAAAAAATGGGGAAATTTCCAAGGACGAACAGCGTGCCCAGTCGCAGAAAATTCAATCATTGACCGATGATTACATTCATAAGCTCGAAAAATCTCTGGAAGCTAAAACCCAAGAAATTTCACACGTCTAG
- a CDS encoding di-trans,poly-cis-decaprenylcistransferase, translated as MEAVPNLSEPISMPKHIAIIMDGNGRWAAARHLPRAIGHKRGAEAVRRTVKAAKNLGISYLTLFGFSSENWKRSHSEILDLMQLLRFYLRNELEEMMKNGVRLRIIGDRAKLDPDIVTLIEEVEAATVKNTGVNLTLALSYGGRHEIVEATRKIAKEIVAGKISAEDISESMFANYLETATIPDPDLIIRTSGEKRISNFLLWQSAYTEFVFLDKFWPDFTQKDVEDAVREFGNRERRYGAADS; from the coding sequence ATGGAAGCCGTTCCGAATTTAAGCGAGCCTATTTCCATGCCAAAGCACATAGCCATTATCATGGATGGCAATGGGCGCTGGGCTGCAGCGCGCCACTTGCCGCGCGCCATTGGACACAAACGTGGTGCCGAGGCCGTGCGACGGACCGTCAAGGCCGCGAAAAATCTTGGAATTTCTTACTTAACGCTTTTTGGGTTTTCTTCGGAAAACTGGAAACGGTCGCACAGTGAGATCCTGGATTTGATGCAGTTGCTGCGCTTTTACCTGCGCAATGAACTTGAAGAAATGATGAAAAACGGCGTTCGATTGCGCATCATTGGGGATCGCGCCAAGCTCGATCCGGACATTGTTACCCTGATTGAGGAAGTCGAAGCCGCGACAGTGAAGAACACAGGTGTTAACCTTACCCTTGCGCTCAGCTATGGCGGCCGTCACGAAATTGTTGAGGCCACGCGTAAAATTGCCAAAGAAATAGTGGCAGGAAAGATCTCTGCCGAAGATATTTCCGAATCTATGTTCGCAAATTATCTGGAAACCGCGACCATTCCGGATCCCGACCTTATTATCCGGACAAGCGGCGAGAAACGCATAAGCAACTTCCTGCTCTGGCAGTCCGCGTATACGGAATTCGTGTTTCTTGATAAATTCTGGCCGGACTTTACACAGAAGGATGTTGAGGATGCCGTCCGTGAATTCGGAAATCGAGAGCGACGATACGGCGCAGCCGATTCCTAA
- a CDS encoding phosphatidate cytidylyltransferase, with translation MPSVNSEIESDDTAQPIPKGGSSLLRRIASAVVLAPAVLAVVYFGSPYFEILMTLVAVGLAYEWARLCGGGGVHPAGWALLALVLLIVCAAIAGPDRVAISLLAIGAVSLYLLGRFGEGAQVTWLAGGVLYVAAPCIACLWLRADPESGRAVFFWLLGVVWTTDIAAYAFGRAIGGLKLAPRISPNKTWAGLAGGVFCAGFAGWAIAYGFGFPRPEWLGAFGALLAIVAQGGDLVESAVKRHFDVKDTGRLIPGHGGLMDRLDGVLAAAPVAALVKLFTGDWIFP, from the coding sequence ATGCCGTCCGTGAATTCGGAAATCGAGAGCGACGATACGGCGCAGCCGATTCCTAAGGGCGGATCGTCGCTTTTGCGTCGGATTGCATCGGCGGTGGTTCTCGCTCCAGCGGTTCTTGCGGTCGTTTATTTCGGTTCACCCTATTTCGAAATCCTCATGACGCTTGTGGCGGTGGGGCTTGCCTATGAATGGGCCAGGCTATGTGGCGGTGGCGGGGTCCATCCGGCGGGCTGGGCGTTGCTGGCGCTGGTGCTGTTGATCGTTTGTGCGGCCATTGCGGGGCCTGACCGGGTGGCAATCAGTTTGTTGGCTATCGGGGCCGTCAGTCTCTATCTTTTAGGCCGTTTCGGCGAGGGCGCGCAGGTCACATGGCTTGCTGGTGGCGTCCTCTATGTTGCCGCACCTTGTATTGCCTGTCTTTGGCTGCGTGCCGATCCGGAAAGTGGAAGGGCAGTTTTTTTCTGGCTTCTTGGCGTGGTCTGGACGACGGACATTGCGGCATATGCGTTTGGGCGTGCAATTGGGGGGCTGAAACTTGCGCCGCGCATCAGCCCCAACAAAACTTGGGCAGGCCTTGCCGGGGGCGTTTTTTGCGCAGGTTTTGCCGGATGGGCAATTGCTTACGGGTTCGGTTTTCCGCGCCCGGAATGGCTTGGCGCTTTTGGCGCCTTGCTTGCAATCGTTGCGCAAGGTGGTGATCTTGTTGAATCCGCTGTGAAGCGGCATTTTGACGTGAAAGATACCGGGCGGCTCATTCCCGGCCATGGCGGATTGATGGATCGCCTTGATGGCGTGCTGGCCGCCGCACCGGTCGCCGCGCTTGTGAAGCTGTTTACAGGAGACTGGATTTTTCCATGA
- a CDS encoding 1-deoxy-D-xylulose-5-phosphate reductoisomerase, translating into MRKPQNRPKRVTILGSTGSIGCNTVELLAANPEAYEVVALTANSNVSLLAAQARQLGARLAIVADPDRYGELKAALAGTDVEVAAGKEALVDAATRPADWMMAAIVGAAGLAPTLAAIRCGGIVGLANKECLVCAGDLMLAEISKSGTTLLPVDSEHNAIFQVLDMEHVEAVEKITLTASGGPFRKFSYKAMSDVTPEQAVAHPNWDMGAKISVDSATMMNKGLELIEAFYLFPVKKDQIDILVHPQSVIHSMVSYTDGSVLAQLGMPDMRTPIAYALGWPERISAPSPRLDLAAVGQLTFEAPDSDRFPAIKLARQSLQSGGGAPTILNAANEVAVAGFLAGKIGFLEIARIVEETLEHMAAPELHTLEDVFEMDASARRHASGLI; encoded by the coding sequence ATGCGAAAACCACAGAATAGGCCGAAGCGGGTAACAATCCTGGGTTCGACCGGTTCGATCGGCTGCAACACTGTGGAATTGCTTGCAGCCAATCCCGAAGCTTATGAAGTCGTCGCGCTAACGGCGAATAGCAACGTTTCCCTATTGGCAGCCCAGGCCCGCCAGCTTGGTGCACGGCTTGCTATCGTCGCCGATCCTGATCGCTATGGCGAATTAAAGGCCGCGCTTGCCGGGACGGATGTCGAAGTGGCGGCGGGCAAAGAAGCGCTCGTTGATGCGGCAACGCGGCCGGCGGATTGGATGATGGCAGCCATCGTTGGTGCGGCCGGGCTTGCGCCTACGCTTGCGGCCATTCGCTGCGGTGGCATCGTAGGGCTTGCCAATAAGGAATGTCTCGTTTGTGCCGGGGACCTGATGCTTGCCGAGATTAGCAAAAGTGGCACAACCCTGTTGCCGGTTGATTCAGAACACAATGCGATCTTTCAGGTTTTGGACATGGAGCATGTCGAAGCGGTCGAGAAGATCACGCTGACCGCTTCCGGAGGCCCGTTTCGAAAATTTTCTTACAAGGCGATGTCGGACGTAACGCCGGAGCAGGCGGTCGCGCATCCAAACTGGGACATGGGCGCGAAAATTTCCGTGGATTCAGCAACGATGATGAACAAGGGGCTGGAACTCATTGAGGCCTTTTACCTGTTTCCGGTAAAAAAAGACCAAATTGATATTCTGGTTCACCCGCAATCCGTGATCCACAGTATGGTGTCCTATACCGATGGTTCCGTGCTGGCACAGCTCGGCATGCCAGATATGCGTACGCCGATTGCTTATGCGTTGGGTTGGCCGGAACGAATCTCAGCACCTTCGCCCCGGCTTGACCTTGCTGCGGTCGGCCAGCTTACCTTTGAAGCCCCTGATTCAGATAGATTCCCGGCGATCAAGCTTGCCCGCCAGTCCTTGCAAAGCGGCGGAGGCGCACCTACAATCCTGAACGCTGCAAACGAGGTCGCCGTTGCAGGCTTTCTTGCCGGCAAGATTGGTTTCCTGGAGATTGCGCGCATTGTTGAGGAAACACTGGAGCACATGGCGGCACCAGAGCTCCATACGCTGGAGGATGTCTTTGAAATGGATGCCAGCGCCAGGCGGCATGCTTCGGGATTAATCTAG
- the rseP gene encoding RIP metalloprotease RseP: MGHYLVARYNGVRIETFSIGFGPELFGWNDKVGTRWKFSMLPLGGYVKMFGEMDLDEESDKPPLSDEEKELSFVHKPLHQRAAIVAAGPIANFLFAILAFAILFSTFGQPYTVPDIGGVQAGSAAEAAGLRSGDVVLRIDGSSINRFEDIKQVVGLNTGSPLEIIVERDGGEVTVVATPERVEITNRFGHVQTVSRLGIRSAGMNYLLRDPGTALWEGTKETVAFTALTLKALGQMISGTRGADELSGPIGIAQMSGEAARGGFATLLWFMAILSINLGLINIFPIPLLDGGHLFFYGIEAIIGRAPSAKLREIGFRLGLAMVLTLMVFATWNDLSRLPVADYFRGLFS, translated from the coding sequence ATGGGGCATTACCTGGTTGCGCGCTATAATGGTGTGCGCATCGAAACCTTTTCCATCGGTTTTGGGCCAGAACTGTTTGGATGGAACGACAAGGTAGGTACGCGCTGGAAGTTCAGCATGCTGCCCTTGGGCGGCTATGTGAAGATGTTTGGCGAGATGGACCTTGATGAGGAAAGCGACAAACCCCCGCTCTCAGACGAGGAAAAGGAGCTTTCCTTCGTTCACAAGCCACTACACCAGCGAGCTGCCATTGTTGCGGCGGGGCCAATCGCCAATTTCTTATTTGCGATTTTGGCGTTTGCCATTCTTTTTTCTACCTTTGGCCAGCCCTACACCGTGCCTGATATCGGGGGCGTTCAGGCCGGCAGCGCGGCCGAAGCGGCAGGCTTGCGCTCTGGCGATGTTGTGCTGCGGATTGACGGTTCTTCGATCAATCGTTTTGAGGACATCAAACAGGTTGTTGGCCTGAATACCGGCTCTCCGCTAGAAATCATTGTCGAGCGGGATGGCGGGGAAGTGACGGTTGTTGCGACGCCCGAACGGGTCGAGATCACGAATCGCTTCGGGCACGTTCAGACGGTTTCCCGTTTGGGAATCCGCAGTGCCGGCATGAACTATCTTCTCCGGGATCCTGGAACGGCACTTTGGGAAGGAACGAAAGAGACGGTGGCTTTTACAGCGCTAACGCTGAAAGCCCTCGGCCAGATGATTTCCGGAACGCGCGGGGCCGATGAATTAAGTGGCCCGATCGGCATTGCACAAATGTCCGGTGAGGCGGCCCGGGGTGGCTTCGCGACGTTGCTTTGGTTTATGGCCATCCTTTCTATCAATTTGGGACTGATTAACATCTTTCCTATTCCTCTGCTGGATGGCGGGCATCTTTTCTTTTATGGGATCGAGGCCATAATCGGCAGAGCGCCAAGCGCGAAATTGAGGGAGATTGGGTTCCGTCTTGGTCTTGCCATGGTGCTGACCTTGATGGTTTTTGCCACCTGGAATGATCTTTCCCGTCTTCCGGTGGCGGATTATTTCCGAGGTCTTTTCTCTTGA